Proteins found in one Bacteroidota bacterium genomic segment:
- the uvrA gene encoding excinuclease ABC subunit UvrA, which produces MLKTARRRTTARAAGAPKEDSPQPSRSRIIIRGARVHNLKNIDLELPRNKLIVFTGVSGSGKSSLAFDTIYAEGQRRFVESLSAYARQFLERMDKPDVDLIQGISPAIAIEQKTTARNPRSTVGTTTEIYDYLRLLFARIGKTYCYNDGSLVRRDSVRTVFESLDVEAKGRAELKLHVLFPLQVHPKATLREELDNLKKQGYFRIVHKGELLDLNSQTPGAKAGKEDILVLVDRIVYRPGTEDKRLADSIELAFRSGDGHAVVTLLDGDRTIRYNQHFACPRCATRYEEPDPRLFSFNNPFGACPTCQGFGRSVGIDMDLVVPDKEQSIRDGAIQPWTVPKWHDQLRDLLRVAYKAKVRVDVPFRELKPEELAVVMNGCEGFEGIRGFFKLVERKQYKIYYRMLLSRYRGYTRCEECGGSRLRKEALCVQVGGKTIFDVVRGTIDETHRFFDTLGLTPFESAVARRILEELRRRLKYLVDVGIGYLTLDRLSNTLSGGESQRINLATALGSSLVGSLYVLDEPSIGLHPRDNARLISILKSLRDIGNTVIVVEHDADMMDAADVVLDMGPRAGELGGEIVFQGSAAGLRDSAESTTGAYLSGRKSIAVPKKRRKAGAKKIVVKGAAVHNLKSIDVGIPLRLFVTVTGVSGSGKSTLVHEILYAGLKNTAGTEGDDAGGHRGIEGAELIDGVELVDQSPIGRTPRSNPATYVGVFDLIRALFAQTQAAKIHGYTPGTFSFNVPGGRCEACEGSGIQTIEMQFLADLELTCEVCKGKRFKKEVLEVLYHEKNIHDVLAMTVTEAIPFFNSHAGGQRVAKRLQVLQDVGMGYVRLGQSATTLSGGEAQRVKLATHLANQERGKHTLFIFDEPTTGLHFDDIARLLKAFNALIENGNSILIIEHNMDVIKCADWIIDLGPEAGAGGGEIVVEGTPEQVAACKASYTGQALKPYLG; this is translated from the coding sequence ATGCTTAAGACCGCCAGGCGCCGCACGACGGCCCGGGCCGCGGGCGCTCCGAAGGAGGATTCCCCGCAGCCGTCCCGCTCCCGCATCATCATTCGCGGCGCCCGCGTCCATAACCTCAAAAACATCGACCTCGAGCTCCCCCGGAACAAACTGATCGTCTTCACCGGCGTGAGCGGCTCGGGAAAGTCGAGCCTCGCCTTCGACACGATCTATGCCGAGGGCCAACGGAGGTTCGTCGAGAGCCTCTCGGCGTACGCGCGCCAGTTCCTCGAGCGGATGGACAAGCCCGACGTGGATCTCATCCAGGGGATCAGCCCCGCAATCGCGATCGAACAAAAGACGACGGCGAGAAACCCCCGCTCCACGGTCGGGACCACCACGGAAATCTACGACTACCTCCGGCTCCTCTTCGCGCGGATCGGGAAAACGTATTGCTACAACGACGGCTCCCTGGTCCGCCGCGACTCGGTCCGGACCGTCTTTGAGTCCCTCGACGTGGAGGCGAAGGGTCGCGCCGAATTGAAACTTCATGTTCTGTTCCCCCTCCAGGTCCACCCGAAGGCGACCCTCCGGGAAGAATTGGACAACCTGAAGAAGCAGGGCTACTTCCGGATCGTCCACAAAGGGGAGTTGCTCGATCTCAACTCCCAAACCCCGGGCGCGAAGGCCGGCAAAGAGGACATCCTCGTCCTGGTGGACCGGATTGTCTACCGGCCCGGCACGGAGGACAAGCGTCTCGCGGATTCGATCGAGCTTGCGTTCCGTTCGGGCGACGGGCACGCGGTGGTCACGCTTCTTGACGGGGACCGAACGATCCGGTATAACCAGCACTTCGCATGCCCCCGCTGCGCGACCCGGTACGAAGAGCCCGATCCGCGCCTCTTCTCGTTCAATAATCCGTTCGGTGCCTGCCCGACGTGCCAGGGGTTCGGAAGGTCCGTGGGCATCGACATGGACCTGGTCGTCCCGGACAAAGAGCAATCGATCCGCGACGGCGCGATCCAGCCCTGGACCGTGCCCAAGTGGCACGACCAGCTGCGCGATCTTCTCCGGGTCGCGTACAAGGCGAAGGTCCGGGTGGATGTCCCGTTCCGCGAATTGAAGCCCGAAGAGCTCGCCGTCGTCATGAACGGTTGCGAGGGCTTCGAAGGGATCCGGGGGTTCTTCAAGCTCGTCGAGCGGAAACAATACAAGATCTATTACAGGATGCTCCTGAGCCGGTACAGGGGTTACACCCGTTGCGAGGAGTGCGGCGGCTCCCGCCTCAGGAAGGAGGCGCTTTGCGTCCAGGTGGGGGGAAAGACGATCTTCGACGTCGTGCGCGGCACGATCGACGAGACACACCGGTTTTTCGACACTCTCGGCCTCACTCCGTTCGAATCGGCGGTCGCCCGGAGAATTCTCGAGGAGCTCCGGAGGCGCCTCAAGTACCTCGTCGATGTCGGAATCGGGTACCTGACACTCGACCGGTTGTCGAACACGCTCTCCGGCGGAGAATCCCAGCGGATCAACCTTGCGACCGCGCTCGGCTCCTCGCTCGTCGGTTCTCTCTACGTGCTCGACGAACCGAGCATCGGGCTTCATCCGCGCGACAACGCCCGGCTGATCTCGATCCTCAAATCGCTCAGGGACATCGGGAACACCGTGATCGTCGTCGAGCACGACGCGGACATGATGGACGCCGCCGACGTCGTTCTCGACATGGGCCCCCGCGCGGGCGAACTGGGAGGGGAAATCGTGTTTCAGGGGAGCGCCGCCGGGCTCCGGGATTCGGCGGAATCAACGACGGGAGCCTATCTGAGCGGCCGGAAATCGATCGCCGTTCCGAAAAAACGGAGAAAGGCCGGCGCAAAGAAGATCGTCGTGAAGGGAGCCGCCGTGCATAATCTGAAATCCATCGATGTCGGCATTCCGCTCCGCCTCTTCGTGACCGTCACCGGCGTCAGCGGCTCGGGAAAGAGCACGCTGGTTCATGAAATCCTCTATGCCGGGTTGAAGAATACGGCCGGAACGGAGGGAGACGACGCGGGCGGCCACCGCGGCATCGAAGGAGCGGAATTGATCGACGGCGTCGAGCTGGTGGACCAATCGCCGATCGGGCGGACCCCCCGCTCCAATCCCGCCACCTATGTCGGCGTCTTCGATTTGATCCGCGCGTTATTCGCCCAGACGCAGGCGGCGAAAATCCACGGCTACACGCCGGGAACATTTTCGTTCAACGTCCCTGGCGGGAGATGCGAGGCATGCGAAGGGAGCGGCATTCAGACGATCGAGATGCAATTCCTCGCCGATCTCGAGCTCACGTGCGAAGTCTGCAAGGGGAAGCGGTTCAAGAAAGAGGTTCTCGAGGTGTTGTATCATGAAAAGAACATCCACGACGTCCTCGCGATGACGGTCACCGAGGCGATTCCGTTTTTCAATTCTCACGCGGGCGGTCAAAGGGTGGCGAAGCGGCTGCAGGTGCTCCAGGATGTCGGTATGGGATATGTCCGTCTCGGGCAATCCGCGACCACGCTCTCGGGCGGGGAAGCGCAGCGGGTCAAGCTCGCGACCCACCTCGCGAACCAGGAGCGCGGCAAGCACACGCTCTTTATTTTTGACGAACCGACCACAGGTCTTCATTTCGACGACATCGCCAGGCTCCTGAAGGCGTTCAACGCGTTAATTGAAAACGGCAATTCCATCCTGATCATCGAGCACAATATGGACGTGATTAAGTGCGCAGACTGGATCATCGATCTGGGCCCGGAAGCCGGGGCGGGGGGAGGCGAGATCGTCGTCGAAGGGACGCCGGAACAGGTGGCGGCCTGCAAGGCCTCTTATACCGGACAGGCGCTCAAGCCGTATCTGGGGTAA
- the carB gene encoding carbamoyl-phosphate synthase large subunit, which translates to MKQITRDILLRAKQFGFSDRQLAYLWRTDEPAVRRLREGMGVRPVFKAVDTCAAEFEAHTPYHYSTYDSETEAVRSPRKKVIILGGGPNRIGQGIEFDYCCVQSVFALREEGYETIMINCNPETVSTDYDQTDKLYFEPLTLEHVLDVCDVEKPDGVIVSFGGQTPLKLARALEANGVKILGTSPEGIDIAEDRKRFGELLEKLHIPSPRFGTASSVEEARVVAEKIGYPVLVRPSYVLGGRAMVIVYKPESLEEYIKAAVELSPDHPVLIDKFLEDAKEFDVDAVCDGKDVLIGGVLQHIEEAGIHSGDSACVLMPQVESVQVIEQLKDFTRKLALALDVRGLLNVQCAEKGGLVYVLEVNPRASRTVPFVSKAMGIPIAKIAAKVMVGRTLRELGVPLDSPPKYIAVKEPVFPFGKFPQANVYLGPEMRSTGEVMAISGTYGEAMAKAFIGAGGNLALEGGVFISVNDNDKNYRMIEVAKGFRKLGFGIFATAGTGSFLGQHGVEYVKLFKVNEGRPNVVDLIKNGEIQIVVNTPLGETSRFDELAIGNAALEAKLLMITTISAAAAAVKGIQWMRDQKPDVRSLQEYHGEPAAP; encoded by the coding sequence ATGAAGCAGATCACCCGCGACATACTCCTCCGCGCCAAGCAATTCGGATTTTCGGACCGCCAGCTTGCCTATCTCTGGCGGACCGACGAGCCGGCGGTCCGGCGGTTGCGCGAGGGAATGGGAGTCAGGCCGGTGTTCAAGGCGGTCGACACCTGCGCGGCGGAGTTCGAAGCGCATACGCCGTATCACTATTCGACGTACGACTCCGAGACCGAAGCCGTGCGGTCCCCGAGGAAGAAGGTCATTATCCTCGGGGGCGGGCCCAACCGGATCGGCCAGGGGATCGAGTTCGACTACTGCTGCGTGCAAAGCGTTTTTGCCCTCCGCGAGGAAGGGTACGAGACCATCATGATCAATTGCAATCCGGAGACGGTCTCGACGGACTACGACCAGACGGACAAGTTGTATTTCGAACCGCTCACGCTGGAACATGTCCTTGACGTCTGCGACGTGGAAAAACCGGACGGCGTCATCGTGAGTTTTGGCGGGCAGACCCCGCTGAAGCTCGCGCGCGCCCTGGAGGCGAACGGGGTGAAGATCCTCGGCACCTCCCCGGAAGGGATCGATATCGCGGAGGATCGCAAACGGTTCGGGGAGCTTCTCGAGAAACTGCACATCCCCTCGCCGCGCTTCGGCACAGCGAGCTCGGTTGAGGAAGCCCGCGTGGTCGCGGAGAAGATCGGGTATCCCGTTCTCGTCCGCCCGTCCTATGTCCTCGGCGGCAGGGCGATGGTGATCGTCTATAAGCCGGAGTCTCTGGAGGAGTACATCAAGGCCGCGGTCGAGCTTTCCCCGGACCATCCGGTGCTCATCGACAAGTTTCTGGAGGATGCGAAGGAATTCGACGTCGACGCGGTCTGCGACGGGAAGGACGTTCTCATCGGGGGAGTGCTCCAGCATATCGAGGAGGCGGGGATTCACTCCGGCGACAGCGCCTGCGTGCTCATGCCCCAGGTGGAGAGTGTCCAGGTCATCGAACAGCTCAAGGATTTTACGCGCAAGCTCGCTCTCGCGCTCGATGTGCGCGGGCTCCTCAACGTTCAGTGCGCCGAAAAGGGGGGCCTCGTCTACGTCCTGGAAGTGAACCCGCGTGCCTCGCGGACAGTCCCGTTCGTCAGCAAGGCCATGGGAATTCCGATTGCGAAGATCGCCGCGAAGGTCATGGTGGGCCGTACGCTCAGGGAGCTGGGGGTGCCGCTCGATTCCCCTCCGAAGTACATCGCCGTCAAGGAGCCGGTCTTCCCGTTCGGAAAGTTCCCCCAGGCGAATGTCTATCTGGGCCCCGAGATGCGTTCGACGGGAGAGGTGATGGCGATCTCCGGGACGTACGGCGAGGCGATGGCGAAAGCGTTCATCGGCGCCGGGGGAAACCTCGCCCTGGAAGGGGGAGTCTTCATCAGCGTGAACGACAACGACAAGAACTACCGGATGATAGAAGTCGCGAAGGGCTTCCGGAAGCTCGGCTTCGGCATCTTCGCGACGGCGGGCACCGGTTCGTTCCTGGGGCAGCACGGGGTCGAGTATGTGAAGCTCTTCAAGGTGAACGAGGGGAGGCCGAACGTGGTCGATCTTATCAAGAACGGAGAGATTCAGATCGTCGTCAACACGCCTCTCGGCGAAACGTCGCGCTTCGACGAGCTGGCGATCGGCAACGCGGCGCTCGAAGCGAAACTGCTGATGATCACGACGATCTCGGCCGCCGCCGCTGCGGTGAAAGGGATCCAATGGATGCGGGATCAAAAGCCCGACGTGAGATCGCTCCAGGAGTACCACGGTGAACCGGCCGCGCCCTGA
- a CDS encoding Spy/CpxP family protein refolding chaperone, whose translation MNIRTLILAGCFSILSLAVSVPAVRGQVPPDREVLLSGGEPASERPAELTGYPAPGRVLELEKDLKLTEAQVKSLRAASEEMRLRAIELGKRIVGVEGELNDAFRTGLVSEQSVRDDAEQIGRLRGKLRAVHLAARLKTRRILTPEQLNTLRNLKSKEPAAKR comes from the coding sequence ATGAACATTCGAACACTGATTCTCGCCGGTTGTTTCAGCATTCTTAGTCTTGCCGTGTCGGTTCCTGCGGTCCGGGGCCAGGTCCCGCCCGACCGTGAGGTCCTCCTCTCGGGAGGCGAGCCGGCGTCCGAGCGGCCGGCCGAGCTGACAGGGTACCCCGCTCCCGGACGCGTGCTGGAACTTGAAAAGGATCTCAAGCTCACCGAGGCTCAGGTGAAATCACTCCGCGCCGCCTCGGAGGAGATGCGCCTGCGGGCGATCGAGCTCGGAAAGCGGATCGTCGGCGTCGAGGGAGAGCTGAACGACGCCTTCCGGACCGGACTCGTGAGCGAGCAATCGGTGCGCGACGACGCCGAGCAGATCGGCCGCCTCAGGGGGAAACTCCGGGCAGTCCACCTGGCCGCCCGCCTGAAAACGAGAAGGATCCTCACGCCCGAGCAGCTCAATACGCTGAGAAATCTGAAATCAAAGGAGCCGGCCGCGAAGCGGTAG
- the carB gene encoding carbamoyl-phosphate synthase large subunit, with amino-acid sequence MPRRQDLHSILVIGAGPIVIGQACEFDYSGTQACRVLREEGYRVILINSNPATIMTDPEFADRTYVEPITPYFVERIIERERPDALLPTMGGQTALNIAVALAENGVLERYHVELIGAKLEAIRKAEDRQLFQKTMREIGLETPRGGLVRSLQEAMDLATEIRFPIILRPSFTLGGSGGGISYNIEEFKTRVEHALAASPVHEIQIEESIIGWKEFELEVMRDLNDNVVIVCSIENVDPMGVHTGDSITVAPAQTLTDKEYQSMRDATLRIIRAIGVETGGSNIQFGVNPADGRMLVIEMNPRVSRSSALASKATGFPIAKIAARLAVGYTLDEIPNDITRKTPASFEPTIDYCVVKIPRWDFEKFKGVDDTLGVQMKSVGEVMAFGRTFKEALQKALRSLERGRHGLGADGKDEVEAGSLSEEARNALRKKTIQRLHTPKADNLFLLRTALQLGVSVDELFEITRIDRWFLHNIRQIVEMEEELRGYAVENASLQ; translated from the coding sequence ATGCCCAGACGTCAAGACCTTCATTCAATTCTCGTCATCGGTGCCGGACCGATCGTCATCGGACAGGCGTGCGAATTCGACTATTCCGGCACGCAGGCGTGCAGGGTCCTGCGGGAGGAGGGCTACCGGGTCATCCTCATCAACAGCAACCCCGCGACGATCATGACCGATCCGGAATTCGCGGACCGCACCTACGTGGAACCGATCACCCCCTACTTCGTCGAGCGGATCATCGAGCGGGAGCGGCCCGACGCGCTCCTCCCTACGATGGGAGGTCAAACCGCCCTGAATATTGCCGTCGCGCTCGCCGAAAACGGGGTTCTTGAGCGGTATCATGTCGAGCTGATCGGCGCGAAGCTCGAGGCGATCAGGAAGGCGGAAGACCGGCAGCTCTTCCAGAAAACCATGCGGGAGATCGGCCTTGAGACGCCCCGCGGCGGGCTCGTCCGGAGCCTCCAGGAAGCCATGGACCTTGCGACCGAAATCCGCTTTCCGATTATTCTCCGCCCGTCCTTCACCCTGGGCGGGAGCGGCGGGGGAATCTCCTACAACATAGAGGAATTCAAGACGAGGGTCGAGCATGCCCTCGCCGCGAGCCCCGTCCACGAGATCCAGATCGAGGAATCGATCATCGGCTGGAAGGAATTCGAGCTCGAGGTGATGCGGGACCTGAACGACAATGTCGTCATCGTCTGCTCCATCGAGAATGTCGATCCGATGGGCGTGCACACCGGCGACTCGATTACGGTCGCGCCCGCGCAGACCCTCACCGACAAGGAATACCAGTCGATGCGCGACGCGACCCTGCGGATCATACGGGCGATCGGCGTTGAGACGGGCGGATCGAACATACAGTTCGGCGTGAACCCTGCCGACGGCAGAATGCTCGTGATCGAGATGAATCCCCGTGTCTCCCGCTCCTCGGCGCTCGCCTCGAAGGCGACCGGCTTTCCGATCGCGAAAATCGCCGCCCGGCTCGCCGTCGGATATACGCTCGACGAGATCCCGAACGATATCACAAGGAAGACCCCCGCCTCGTTCGAGCCAACGATCGATTATTGCGTCGTCAAGATTCCGCGGTGGGATTTTGAGAAGTTCAAGGGCGTCGACGACACGCTCGGCGTCCAGATGAAATCGGTGGGGGAAGTCATGGCGTTCGGAAGGACGTTCAAGGAGGCGCTCCAGAAAGCGCTCCGCTCGCTCGAACGCGGCAGGCACGGCCTCGGAGCGGACGGCAAGGACGAAGTCGAGGCCGGCTCTCTGAGCGAAGAGGCCCGGAACGCGCTGAGGAAAAAAACGATCCAGCGGCTGCACACTCCCAAGGCGGACAACCTGTTCCTTCTGCGGACCGCGCTTCAGCTCGGCGTGAGCGTCGACGAGCTGTTTGAAATCACCCGCATCGACCGGTGGTTTCTCCACAATATCCGGCAGATCGTCGAAATGGAGGAAGAACTCCGTGGGTACGCTGTCGAGAACGCGTCACTACAATAA
- a CDS encoding FlgD immunoglobulin-like domain containing protein — protein sequence MKKRLTITAFNFLIMMFLAGCRFDSPSPDGPAFTSSAGGPEGSVVPSAYAIYTPYPNPFNGTTSVEVSLPVASQILLVVQNPVGDVVETLASGFHEPGLYKVVWDATKGGTRDLRAGTYFITLYAPGFTGSRTARLEK from the coding sequence ATGAAGAAGCGTTTAACGATAACTGCCTTCAATTTTTTGATCATGATGTTCCTCGCCGGCTGCCGGTTCGATTCACCCTCTCCGGACGGACCGGCATTCACTTCATCGGCGGGCGGGCCAGAAGGGTCTGTCGTACCTTCCGCTTATGCGATCTACACCCCGTACCCGAACCCTTTCAACGGTACGACATCGGTGGAAGTCTCCCTGCCGGTCGCGTCACAAATCCTTCTCGTCGTCCAGAACCCGGTGGGAGATGTGGTCGAAACGCTCGCTTCCGGATTCCATGAACCCGGTCTCTATAAGGTCGTGTGGGATGCAACGAAGGGCGGCACCCGCGACCTGAGGGCCGGCACCTACTTCATCACGCTTTACGCCCCCGGATTCACCGGCTCCAGAACCGCACGGCTGGAGAAATGA
- a CDS encoding SRPBCC family protein: MKPPPPGISPDDFTIVPLARAETIPSSWYTDPRLFDFERESVFSRTWQLAGHAGRLAKPGDYLAGSAAGNPILLVRGKDNLLRAFYNVCRHRGGPIAIEESGNCNALQCKYHGWTYTLEGMLRGVPQFDRVELFDRKDYGLIPVGFDSWQGLQFVNLSGAGEPGLQSMLEPVAKRIAPIDLTARKFYRRVEYRLECNWKVYVDNYLEGYHLPYVHPELCNLLDYRQYVTETFEHVSLQYSPLNEDKIYGSMGQNDGAFYYFIFPNTMLNILPGRLQTNVVVPLAHDRTKVIFDYYYDDVTSPQAVRLIEEDIEYSERVQQEDIEICEHVQNGLNSAAYDRGRFSVEMERGVYHFQCLLKDAYRKFLSR; encoded by the coding sequence ATGAAGCCGCCGCCGCCCGGGATCTCCCCCGACGATTTCACGATCGTTCCCCTGGCGCGCGCCGAAACGATTCCTTCCTCCTGGTACACCGACCCCCGGCTGTTCGATTTCGAGAGGGAGTCCGTCTTCTCCCGGACCTGGCAATTGGCCGGGCACGCGGGACGCCTGGCGAAACCCGGAGACTATCTTGCCGGCTCGGCGGCCGGCAATCCGATCCTCCTCGTTCGCGGCAAGGACAATCTCCTCCGGGCATTCTATAATGTCTGCCGCCATCGCGGCGGTCCGATCGCAATCGAAGAGAGCGGGAATTGCAACGCGCTGCAATGCAAATACCACGGCTGGACCTACACGCTGGAGGGGATGCTCAGGGGAGTTCCCCAATTCGACCGCGTGGAACTCTTCGACCGGAAGGACTACGGCCTGATCCCCGTCGGGTTCGACTCCTGGCAGGGTCTCCAGTTCGTCAACCTTTCCGGCGCGGGGGAACCGGGCCTTCAATCGATGCTGGAGCCGGTCGCGAAACGGATCGCCCCCATCGACCTCACGGCCAGGAAGTTCTACCGCCGGGTCGAATACCGGCTCGAATGCAACTGGAAGGTCTACGTCGATAACTACCTCGAGGGTTACCATCTCCCGTATGTGCACCCCGAACTCTGCAACCTTCTCGATTACCGGCAGTACGTCACGGAGACGTTCGAGCACGTTTCACTCCAGTACAGCCCATTGAACGAGGACAAGATCTACGGGTCGATGGGGCAGAACGACGGGGCCTTCTACTATTTCATCTTTCCGAACACGATGCTGAACATCCTCCCGGGACGGCTTCAGACGAACGTCGTCGTTCCCCTCGCGCACGACAGGACGAAGGTGATTTTCGACTACTACTACGACGACGTCACATCGCCCCAGGCGGTCCGGCTCATCGAGGAGGACATCGAGTACAGCGAGCGCGTGCAACAGGAGGACATCGAAATTTGCGAGCATGTCCAGAACGGGCTGAATTCGGCGGCCTACGACCGGGGGCGATTCTCGGTGGAGATGGAGCGGGGGGTGTACCATTTCCAATGCCTCCTGAAAGACGCCTACCGGAAATTCCTGAGCCGCTGA
- a CDS encoding amino acid permease, giving the protein MILRSEATNNLDPGPGPQGAEKELPRELSLLDSTMINAGSMIGSGIFIVPATIALQLHSSVAVLAVWVVGGIVSLFGALSVAELGAMMPRAGGMYVYLREAYGPLWGFLYGWTAFACINTASIAAIAATFALYLSYFFPMGPAGRAVVAVASIVFLTIVNCFGIRLGALVQNGFTLLKIGSLVLLAILSFVLSGGSFANFSPLLPVEPLSSLAGPLMLAMIAALFSYDGWIEITYVAGEVKQPGRTIPRALFLSTVIVIGLYVAVTCGLLYVLPLSKMAGSSMVVSDAAVTFLGSWGAAAVSLAVIISTFGANNGFIFTCPRIYYAMAKEGIFFNWLANISPKYRTPIGSLIAQAVLASVLVLSGTFDQLATYVVFASWVFYAMSVVAVIRLRRSRPSADRPYRTWGYPVTPVLFVLFSLYLVAETVIEDPRDAAVGTAIILAGIPLYYYWRRRAGRFL; this is encoded by the coding sequence GTGATTCTGAGGAGCGAAGCGACGAATAATCTGGATCCCGGCCCCGGCCCCCAGGGGGCGGAGAAAGAGCTCCCACGCGAGCTCTCGCTCCTCGACTCGACGATGATCAATGCCGGGAGCATGATCGGCTCCGGAATCTTCATCGTCCCCGCGACGATCGCCCTCCAGCTTCACTCCTCGGTGGCAGTCCTGGCGGTCTGGGTCGTGGGCGGAATCGTGAGCCTCTTCGGAGCCCTCTCCGTGGCCGAGCTTGGAGCGATGATGCCGAGGGCGGGAGGAATGTACGTCTACCTGCGGGAAGCCTACGGGCCCCTCTGGGGGTTCCTCTACGGCTGGACGGCCTTTGCCTGCATCAACACCGCGTCGATCGCAGCGATCGCAGCCACGTTCGCCCTCTACTTGAGCTACTTTTTCCCGATGGGCCCCGCCGGGCGGGCCGTCGTGGCCGTCGCCTCGATCGTCTTTCTCACGATCGTCAATTGTTTCGGGATCAGGCTGGGCGCGCTCGTCCAGAACGGATTCACGCTCCTGAAAATCGGATCGCTCGTTCTTCTGGCGATTCTCAGCTTCGTCCTCAGCGGCGGATCGTTCGCAAATTTTTCGCCTCTCCTCCCGGTCGAGCCGCTCTCGAGCCTGGCCGGGCCTCTCATGCTCGCCATGATCGCAGCCCTCTTCTCCTACGACGGCTGGATCGAGATCACGTACGTCGCGGGCGAAGTGAAACAGCCGGGCCGCACGATCCCGCGCGCCCTCTTCCTCTCGACCGTCATCGTCATCGGCCTCTACGTCGCGGTGACCTGCGGCTTGCTCTACGTGCTGCCGCTCAGCAAGATGGCCGGATCGTCCATGGTCGTCTCGGACGCCGCGGTAACGTTCCTGGGAAGCTGGGGAGCGGCCGCCGTCTCACTCGCAGTAATCATCTCGACCTTCGGAGCCAACAACGGGTTCATTTTCACCTGTCCCCGAATCTACTATGCCATGGCGAAGGAGGGAATCTTTTTCAACTGGCTGGCGAATATTTCCCCGAAGTACCGCACCCCCATCGGATCGTTGATCGCCCAGGCCGTTCTCGCATCGGTCCTCGTGCTGTCAGGCACTTTCGATCAGCTGGCGACGTACGTCGTCTTCGCTTCCTGGGTCTTCTACGCAATGTCGGTTGTCGCGGTAATACGGCTCCGGAGAAGCCGGCCCTCGGCCGACCGGCCCTACCGGACATGGGGATACCCGGTGACCCCGGTCCTCTTCGTTCTCTTCTCGCTCTACCTCGTCGCCGAAACGGTCATCGAAGACCCCCGCGACGCCGCCGTCGGCACCGCCATCATCCTGGCCGGAATTCCGCTCTATTACTATTGGCGAAGGCGGGCAGGTCGATTTCTCTGA